A single Sporosarcina sp. FSL W8-0480 DNA region contains:
- the trpB gene encoding tryptophan synthase subunit beta: MAIEMRKGRYGKFGGQYVPETLMTALIELEKAYEQAKADPTFAEELDYYLHDFVGRENPLYFAERLTAKIGGAKIYLKREDLNHTGAHKINNSIGQALLAMRMGKKKIVAETGAGQHGVATATACALFGLECVVFMGKEDIRRQELNVFRMELLGAKVVSVDKGSGTLKDAVNEALRYWVTNVEDTHYILGSALGPHPFPEIVRDFQRVIGVETRRQIIEKEGRLPDAIVACIGGGSNAIGMFHPFIEDEGVALFGVEAAGSGISTGLHAAAIAYGREGVLHGAYMYVLQDDDGFIQEAHSISAGLDYPAVGPEHCHLHDIGRVKYGAVTDAEALEGLTLLSRTEGIIPALESAHAIYLATELAKNMAPEKIVVVCLSGRGDKDMQTVRDVLGGGVG; this comes from the coding sequence ATGGCAATTGAGATGAGAAAAGGCAGGTATGGCAAATTCGGTGGGCAATATGTGCCGGAGACATTGATGACAGCGCTTATTGAGTTGGAGAAGGCTTATGAGCAGGCGAAGGCAGATCCAACGTTTGCTGAGGAGTTGGATTATTATTTACATGATTTTGTCGGTAGGGAGAACCCTCTCTATTTCGCGGAACGTTTAACTGCAAAAATCGGTGGTGCAAAGATTTACTTGAAGCGTGAGGATCTGAATCATACAGGCGCGCATAAGATCAATAATTCAATTGGTCAAGCATTGCTTGCGATGCGAATGGGCAAGAAGAAAATCGTTGCGGAGACAGGTGCGGGGCAGCATGGCGTGGCTACCGCAACTGCTTGCGCATTATTCGGGCTTGAATGCGTCGTGTTCATGGGCAAGGAAGATATACGCAGGCAGGAGTTGAATGTCTTCCGGATGGAATTATTAGGCGCAAAGGTTGTGTCGGTCGACAAAGGTTCGGGAACGTTGAAGGACGCAGTTAATGAAGCGTTGCGTTATTGGGTCACAAATGTGGAGGATACACATTATATATTAGGGTCGGCCCTTGGACCGCATCCGTTTCCTGAAATCGTGCGGGATTTCCAGCGGGTGATCGGTGTGGAGACACGGCGGCAGATTATTGAGAAGGAAGGACGTTTGCCGGACGCAATTGTTGCGTGTATTGGGGGAGGCAGCAATGCGATCGGCATGTTCCATCCGTTTATTGAGGATGAAGGCGTCGCATTATTTGGCGTCGAAGCGGCGGGCAGCGGCATCTCCACAGGGTTGCATGCAGCGGCGATTGCGTACGGCCGGGAAGGCGTGCTGCATGGGGCATATATGTATGTCCTTCAAGACGATGATGGATTTATTCAGGAAGCACATTCGATTTCGGCTGGGCTTGACTATCCTGCGGTCGGACCGGAGCATTGCCATTTGCATGATATTGGCAGGGTGAAATACGGGGCAGTGACGGATGCGGAAGCTCTTGAAGGGCTGACGCTTTTATCGAGGACGGAAGGGATCATTCCTGCACTTGAGAGCGCACATGCAATCTACTTGGCAACTGAACTGGCAAAGAATATGGCGCCTGAGAAAATCGTCGTCGTCTGTCTATCGGGCCGTGGCGACAAAGATATGCAGACGGTGCGTGATGTGCTTGGGGGTGGAGTGGGATGA
- the trpA gene encoding tryptophan synthase subunit alpha has product MKTVEKRIRECREEGKIAFIPYIMAGDGGLETLQEKLIFLEECGATAIEIGIPFSDPVADGEVIQQAGERALLNGVTLRKVLEKLEEVKGEVSVPLVIMTYLNPILAIGVASFIKKCEDIGICGLIIPDLPIEENGLLYEQLQGTDIALIPLISLTSSHERIADITANAEGFIYAVTVNGITGVRNSFGSELAEHLKRVKEVSPVPVLAGFGISTPQQVEQLGDHADGVIVGSAIVDAFHRKDLESIRGLLKASDRKFKNIAIP; this is encoded by the coding sequence ATGAAGACAGTTGAAAAGCGGATACGTGAATGCAGGGAGGAAGGGAAGATCGCGTTTATCCCCTATATCATGGCGGGGGACGGTGGATTGGAGACGCTACAGGAGAAACTCATTTTCCTTGAAGAATGCGGGGCGACGGCAATAGAGATCGGGATTCCGTTTTCGGATCCGGTTGCGGACGGGGAAGTGATCCAGCAGGCAGGGGAACGTGCACTTTTGAACGGTGTGACGTTGCGGAAAGTGTTAGAGAAGCTTGAGGAAGTTAAAGGTGAAGTGTCTGTTCCGTTGGTTATCATGACATATCTAAATCCAATTTTGGCTATAGGCGTCGCTTCATTTATTAAAAAATGCGAGGATATTGGCATTTGTGGGTTGATCATCCCTGACTTGCCAATTGAGGAAAATGGATTGTTGTATGAACAGTTACAAGGGACAGATATTGCCTTGATTCCTCTAATCTCCTTGACGAGTTCGCATGAACGGATAGCGGACATTACAGCCAATGCGGAAGGGTTTATATACGCAGTCACAGTGAACGGGATTACGGGCGTGCGAAATAGTTTTGGTAGTGAACTTGCTGAACATCTTAAGCGGGTGAAGGAAGTTAGCCCGGTGCCTGTCCTTGCCGGATTCGGGATTTCAACACCACAACAAGTTGAACAGCTTGGGGATCATGCTGACGGTGTCATTGTTGGCAGTGCGATTGTGGACGCGTTTCATCGTAAAGATTTGGAATCAATTCGTGGCTTACTAAAGGCGTCGGATAGAAAGTTTAAAAATATTGCCATTCCGTGA
- a CDS encoding DUF4003 family protein: MQVEMIRHEVETTYDKVKSLAGWSVTKNVVLTITSYYVTAAKEFNAVNFSQAMASLKERAGWFSPLRGNLLPMMAAFLTQSANSMDEEADLLLVKQRALKKAGFRNSIHSYLAALLMSDDPKLFEEEAEQAKKLYDAMKKQHFFLTSDDDYAYSMLLAKKGEDPEHHAQAMRCYYDALRKEGFRAGNELQWLSQVMTYTDITFHSDYVKRAADIFRVLEYDLKVKPIHYPMIGFLTVFDVDDQKIRKVISITKELERSKQFKWNREMALSLACGMMLHHLTESANQVGVSMATSIEMVLQAQQAVMAITVASVAVSSATSSSDG, translated from the coding sequence ATGCAGGTGGAAATGATTAGACATGAAGTGGAAACCACATATGACAAAGTGAAATCCTTGGCCGGTTGGAGTGTAACCAAAAACGTAGTATTAACAATTACTTCGTATTATGTGACGGCCGCCAAAGAATTCAATGCTGTCAATTTCAGTCAAGCCATGGCCTCCTTAAAGGAAAGGGCAGGCTGGTTTTCACCGTTACGTGGAAATTTATTGCCGATGATGGCAGCCTTTCTGACCCAATCCGCCAACTCCATGGATGAAGAAGCGGACCTTTTGTTAGTCAAACAGCGTGCGTTAAAGAAAGCAGGCTTTCGCAACTCGATTCATTCCTATTTAGCTGCACTTCTCATGAGTGATGATCCTAAACTGTTTGAAGAAGAGGCGGAGCAGGCAAAGAAGCTCTATGATGCGATGAAAAAACAACATTTCTTTCTGACTTCGGATGATGATTATGCCTATTCAATGCTTTTAGCGAAAAAGGGAGAGGATCCCGAACACCATGCACAGGCAATGCGCTGCTATTACGATGCACTGCGTAAAGAAGGTTTCCGAGCCGGTAATGAACTTCAATGGCTGTCGCAAGTGATGACATATACTGATATAACCTTTCACTCAGATTACGTAAAAAGAGCAGCAGATATATTTAGAGTTTTAGAGTATGACTTGAAAGTAAAGCCCATTCATTACCCGATGATTGGATTCCTTACCGTTTTTGATGTTGATGATCAAAAGATTAGGAAAGTTATCTCCATAACAAAAGAGTTAGAGAGATCTAAGCAGTTCAAATGGAATAGGGAAATGGCCTTGTCACTTGCATGCGGTATGATGCTGCACCATTTGACGGAATCCGCAAATCAAGTCGGTGTTAGTATGGCAACATCCATCGAGATGGTGTTACAAGCGCAGCAAGCAGTGATGGCGATAACCGTAGCCTCGGTAGCCGTTTCCTCAGCTACAAGTTCCTCGGATGGATAA
- a CDS encoding ABC transporter ATP-binding protein — protein sequence MKKPVIEIKDLRTSFNIKGDYYAAVDGVNLTVHENEVVAIVGESGCGKSALALSIMGLHDHKNTKLDGQVNFGDENLLTVSRSRLNKVRGKDIGMIFQDPMTALNPLATIGRQIEEPMDYHLKLSAAEKKKRALELLRRVGIKNEQRVYEQYPHELSGGMRQRVVIAIALACDPLLLLADEPTTALDVTIQAQILDLMKELQNQMKTGIILITHDLGVVAEMADRVVVMYAGEVVEIAEVKELFENPLHPYTRSLLNSIPSNMQAKQKLHVIDGIVPSIQNLDREGCRFAPRIEWIPEEDHEKNPEMHEAAPNHFVRCTCYKTFYFPEDRVGENDYVATNS from the coding sequence ATGAAAAAGCCGGTCATAGAAATAAAAGATCTACGGACATCATTCAATATTAAAGGTGATTACTATGCAGCAGTGGATGGTGTCAACTTAACTGTCCATGAAAATGAAGTTGTGGCAATCGTTGGTGAATCAGGTTGTGGGAAAAGTGCATTGGCCCTTTCTATCATGGGATTGCATGACCATAAGAACACGAAGCTTGATGGTCAAGTAAACTTTGGTGATGAAAATCTATTAACAGTTTCCCGCTCCCGATTGAACAAAGTTAGAGGGAAGGACATAGGGATGATCTTCCAAGATCCGATGACTGCCCTGAACCCGCTTGCGACCATCGGAAGACAAATCGAAGAACCGATGGATTATCATCTAAAGTTATCCGCAGCAGAAAAGAAAAAACGAGCACTGGAACTTCTTCGTCGAGTCGGTATTAAAAACGAACAACGCGTGTACGAGCAATATCCGCATGAGCTATCGGGTGGGATGAGACAACGTGTCGTCATTGCTATCGCACTTGCATGCGATCCACTTCTTCTTCTTGCGGATGAGCCTACAACTGCCTTGGACGTAACGATTCAAGCACAGATTTTAGACTTGATGAAAGAATTGCAAAACCAAATGAAGACAGGAATCATCCTGATCACTCATGACCTTGGTGTTGTTGCTGAAATGGCAGACCGCGTAGTAGTTATGTACGCTGGTGAAGTTGTTGAAATTGCTGAGGTTAAGGAGTTATTTGAAAATCCATTGCATCCATATACGAGATCGCTATTGAATTCAATTCCTTCCAATATGCAGGCAAAGCAAAAGTTGCATGTCATTGATGGCATAGTTCCTTCTATTCAGAACCTCGATCGTGAAGGTTGCCGTTTCGCACCACGTATCGAGTGGATACCTGAAGAGGATCATGAAAAGAACCCGGAGATGCATGAAGCGGCACCGAACCACTTTGTCCGTTGCACATGCTACAAAACGTTCTATTTCCCGGAGGACAGAGTAGGAGAGAATGATTATGTCGCTACTAACAGTTAA
- a CDS encoding ATP-binding cassette domain-containing protein — MSLLTVNDLKVHYPIRGGFFRRVVDHVKAVDGISFELQPGETYGLVGESGCGKTTSGRSIIGLNKATAGEMIFEGKDLAKMSKAERYKYTKDIQMIFQDPYSSLNGRKNVLNIIAEPLRNFERLSAKEELLRVQELVARVGLSPESIYKYPHQFSGGQRQRIGIARALALNPKLIIADEPVSALDVSVQAQVLNFMQEIQEEFNLTYLFISHDLGIIQHMCDRIGIMYRGRFVEEGTADEIYNNPQHVYTKRLIAAIPEMNPEKRFEKMHLRQAINEEYQTGYNNYFDKDGRMFDLKKISDSHSVAMQ; from the coding sequence ATGTCGCTACTAACAGTTAATGATTTGAAAGTTCACTATCCAATTCGTGGTGGTTTTTTCCGCAGAGTTGTAGACCATGTAAAGGCAGTTGATGGCATTAGCTTTGAATTACAACCTGGGGAAACATATGGTCTTGTCGGAGAATCCGGCTGTGGGAAAACGACTTCTGGTAGATCAATCATAGGCTTGAACAAAGCAACTGCCGGAGAAATGATATTTGAAGGCAAGGACTTAGCCAAAATGAGCAAAGCAGAACGATATAAATATACGAAAGACATTCAAATGATTTTCCAAGATCCATATTCTTCTTTGAATGGACGTAAAAACGTTTTGAACATCATCGCTGAACCTCTACGTAACTTTGAAAGACTTTCAGCTAAAGAAGAGCTTTTAAGAGTACAAGAATTGGTTGCGCGGGTCGGATTAAGCCCTGAGTCAATCTATAAGTACCCTCACCAATTTTCTGGTGGTCAACGTCAACGTATTGGAATTGCCCGTGCTCTTGCATTGAATCCCAAATTGATCATTGCAGACGAGCCAGTTTCGGCATTGGACGTATCCGTTCAGGCACAAGTATTGAACTTTATGCAGGAAATTCAAGAAGAGTTCAACTTGACGTATCTATTTATCTCGCATGACCTTGGAATCATTCAACATATGTGCGACCGAATCGGTATCATGTACCGCGGACGTTTCGTCGAAGAAGGTACTGCTGACGAAATCTACAATAACCCGCAGCATGTGTATACAAAACGTTTGATCGCTGCTATTCCGGAGATGAATCCTGAGAAGCGTTTCGAGAAGATGCATCTTCGCCAAGCGATTAACGAAGAATACCAAACCGGCTACAATAACTACTTTGACAAAGATGGACGGATGTTCGATTTGAAGAAGATTTCAGATTCGCATTCCGTTGCCATGCAATAA
- the opp4B gene encoding oligopeptide ABC transporter permease — translation MLKFILRRTLIMIPQLILLSLVIFMLAKAMPGDAVTGAFMGNPDATPEQIEKIREKFGLNDPWYVQYGRWLGKAVKGDLGQSYTHQQPVTTLIAGRVENTVLLSLFTGIVIYLIAIPLGIIAGRWTDSWADKLIVTYNYVAFATPLFVFALLMLFVFAFVLGWFPYGGSVDIRIESGTWDYVVSRAKHLFLPVMSGAIIATVGTIQYLRNDIIDQKNKEYVKTARAKGVPEGRVYTRHILRNSLLPIAAFLGYEITGLISGSVFIETIFSYQGLGQLFIQSINLRDFTVVTALVLISGTAVVIGTMLSDIILSIVDPRIRIE, via the coding sequence ATGTTGAAATTCATTTTACGTAGAACATTGATCATGATTCCGCAGCTCATCCTCCTAAGCCTCGTCATCTTCATGCTTGCGAAAGCGATGCCGGGTGATGCGGTAACGGGAGCATTCATGGGGAATCCAGATGCTACACCTGAACAGATTGAAAAAATTCGTGAAAAGTTTGGCTTGAATGATCCGTGGTATGTTCAATACGGACGTTGGCTCGGAAAAGCGGTAAAGGGTGATTTAGGCCAGTCATACACTCACCAACAGCCAGTTACTACACTGATAGCAGGCCGAGTTGAGAATACAGTGCTACTTTCTTTATTCACTGGAATAGTAATCTATTTAATCGCCATTCCGCTTGGTATTATAGCCGGGCGCTGGACAGATTCTTGGGCGGATAAATTGATTGTTACTTATAACTATGTCGCATTTGCAACACCGCTTTTCGTTTTTGCCTTATTAATGCTTTTCGTATTCGCTTTTGTATTGGGATGGTTCCCTTATGGAGGCAGTGTCGATATTCGAATAGAGTCGGGAACATGGGATTATGTTGTCAGCAGGGCGAAACACTTATTCCTGCCAGTCATGTCAGGAGCAATAATTGCAACAGTCGGTACGATTCAATATTTGCGTAACGATATTATAGACCAGAAAAATAAAGAGTATGTGAAAACGGCGAGGGCCAAAGGGGTACCTGAAGGAAGAGTGTACACACGGCATATCTTGCGAAATTCACTATTGCCAATCGCAGCATTCCTTGGGTATGAGATTACAGGTTTGATCAGTGGCTCAGTCTTCATCGAAACCATCTTCAGTTATCAAGGACTCGGACAACTTTTCATTCAGTCAATTAACTTACGTGACTTCACCGTTGTTACAGCGCTTGTTCTCATATCCGGGACAGCTGTAGTAATCGGAACAATGCTATCGGACATCATCCTAAGCATTGTAGATCCACGTATCCGAATTGAATAA
- a CDS encoding ABC transporter permease, which produces MKDTVTINEKELIAREKLNNPSFARTIWREIIHDKMAIISLILLIIILGTAYLSPLFIDQVALKRVNFLNVWKPPSAANWLGTDDGGRDVFGQLMIGARNSFTIGIAVTVIAGVIGLSYGLISGFYGGHVDNVMMRFLEFMMVLPTTMFIIVMVTIIPNYNVVSFILIMSVFLWLGKARLIRSRALQERELDYINASKTLGTPSWKIMLFEMFPNLSSLVIVNMTLTLAGNIGIETGLTFLGYGLPAGTPSLGTLVAFARNPDIVQNKWWSWLPAALLILVMMLCINFVGQAIKRASDARQRLA; this is translated from the coding sequence ATGAAAGATACAGTCACAATAAATGAAAAAGAATTGATTGCAAGAGAGAAGTTAAATAATCCATCGTTTGCAAGAACGATTTGGAGAGAAATAATACATGATAAGATGGCTATAATCTCGCTTATTTTGCTTATCATTATCTTAGGAACTGCATACTTATCACCGCTTTTTATAGACCAGGTAGCATTGAAACGTGTAAACTTCTTGAATGTTTGGAAGCCGCCTTCCGCCGCTAACTGGCTTGGTACTGACGACGGTGGTCGTGATGTATTTGGTCAGCTGATGATTGGTGCACGTAACTCATTTACAATCGGTATTGCCGTAACGGTGATTGCAGGAGTAATTGGCCTTTCATACGGATTGATTTCCGGATTTTACGGAGGCCACGTAGATAATGTCATGATGCGTTTTCTTGAATTCATGATGGTATTGCCAACTACTATGTTCATCATCGTAATGGTAACTATCATTCCAAATTATAATGTTGTCTCGTTTATTCTAATTATGAGTGTTTTCCTATGGCTCGGAAAAGCAAGGCTTATCCGTTCCAGAGCATTGCAAGAAAGGGAGCTTGACTACATCAACGCTTCCAAGACGTTAGGAACGCCAAGTTGGAAGATCATGCTTTTTGAAATGTTCCCTAACTTAAGTTCACTCGTCATCGTTAATATGACACTTACTCTTGCAGGAAATATCGGGATAGAAACAGGTCTTACTTTCTTAGGTTACGGATTACCTGCTGGTACTCCTTCACTTGGAACGCTTGTTGCATTCGCAAGAAACCCGGATATCGTGCAAAATAAGTGGTGGTCATGGTTACCTGCAGCATTACTAATTTTAGTAATGATGCTGTGTATAAATTTCGTCGGGCAAGCGATCAAACGCGCGTCAGACGCAAGGCAAAGATTAGCCTAA
- the opp4A gene encoding oligopeptide ABC transporter substrate-binding protein has product MAKKQFMLLASLLLVLSVFLAACTGKDKDNAGEEKPDKDTGKTETPKDDDDEEEPAEDPNAGLDFPLTVTNTGTPIDGGELNYALVSDTPFEGTLSPVFYSGSPDNTVMSFFNESLFAYDGDFLITNDGAATYEISEDYKTITITIRDGVKWHDGEPVKASDLLYSYQLLGHPDYTGTRYTFMISNVDGMPAYHNGETTEISGITVSDDDRTISITYTEATPSLLSGIWGNATPRHHVGDVMTGEVTMEQLVASDKIRTNPIGFGPYKVSKIVPGESVLYERNDDYWRGKPQLDSIVLKVVSSASILEALKKGDIDIASIPVDQYLNAKELDNIELLAEVDLAYTYIGFKLGKWDADKKESITDPNAKMANKLVRQAMWWAMDNETVGKELYHGLRFPGTTLIVPVFASFHDSSIPTPHYDPEKAKALLDEAGYVDVDGDGFRENDKGEKFELNFASMSGGETAEPIAQWYIQNWADVGIKVQLLEGRLHEFNSFYDRVEADDPDIDIYQGAWGVGSDPNPSGLYGRTAAFNYTRYTSEKNDELLAAISGEKSLDTEYRAGKFKEWQELMVDEVPVAPTVFRYYLMGVNKRVTNYSIESGTDLRLWKWGVTE; this is encoded by the coding sequence ATGGCAAAGAAGCAGTTTATGCTACTTGCAAGTCTATTGCTTGTTCTCAGCGTATTTTTAGCTGCATGTACAGGCAAGGACAAAGACAATGCTGGTGAAGAGAAACCAGACAAAGACACAGGAAAAACAGAAACACCTAAAGATGACGATGATGAGGAAGAGCCAGCAGAAGATCCAAACGCTGGACTCGATTTCCCACTTACTGTCACTAACACAGGAACACCAATCGATGGCGGAGAGTTGAACTATGCATTAGTTTCTGACACTCCATTCGAAGGTACTCTAAGCCCAGTGTTCTACTCAGGTTCACCTGATAACACTGTAATGAGCTTCTTCAATGAAAGCTTGTTCGCTTATGACGGTGACTTCTTGATCACTAACGACGGTGCTGCAACATACGAAATCTCTGAAGACTACAAAACTATCACAATCACAATCCGTGATGGCGTAAAATGGCATGACGGCGAGCCTGTTAAAGCAAGTGACCTTCTTTACTCTTACCAACTACTTGGTCACCCGGACTACACAGGAACTCGTTACACATTCATGATCTCTAACGTTGACGGTATGCCTGCATATCATAACGGAGAAACAACTGAAATTTCTGGTATCACAGTTTCTGATGATGACAGAACAATCTCAATTACTTACACAGAAGCGACTCCTTCACTTTTGTCTGGTATTTGGGGTAACGCAACACCAAGACACCATGTCGGAGATGTTATGACAGGTGAAGTTACAATGGAACAACTTGTAGCTTCTGACAAAATCCGTACAAACCCAATCGGTTTCGGACCATACAAAGTTTCAAAAATCGTTCCAGGTGAATCTGTTCTTTATGAGCGTAACGATGATTACTGGAGAGGTAAGCCTCAACTAGATTCTATCGTATTGAAAGTAGTAAGCTCTGCTTCTATCCTTGAAGCACTTAAGAAAGGCGATATCGATATCGCATCAATTCCAGTTGACCAATACTTGAACGCTAAAGAACTCGACAATATCGAATTGTTAGCGGAAGTTGACCTTGCTTACACTTACATCGGTTTCAAACTTGGTAAGTGGGATGCAGATAAGAAAGAAAGCATAACAGATCCAAATGCAAAAATGGCTAACAAACTTGTACGTCAAGCAATGTGGTGGGCAATGGACAACGAAACTGTCGGTAAAGAACTTTACCACGGTCTACGTTTCCCAGGTACAACTCTAATTGTTCCTGTATTCGCTTCATTCCATGATTCAAGCATTCCAACACCGCACTACGACCCTGAAAAGGCGAAAGCGCTTCTTGACGAAGCTGGCTACGTTGACGTTGACGGAGACGGATTCCGTGAGAACGATAAGGGCGAGAAATTCGAACTTAACTTCGCTTCCATGTCAGGTGGAGAAACTGCTGAGCCAATCGCACAGTGGTACATTCAAAACTGGGCTGACGTAGGTATCAAAGTACAACTTCTTGAAGGCCGTCTACATGAGTTCAACTCATTCTACGACCGCGTAGAAGCTGACGATCCAGATATCGACATCTACCAAGGTGCTTGGGGTGTAGGTTCTGACCCGAACCCATCTGGTCTATACGGCAGAACTGCAGCATTTAACTACACTCGTTACACAAGCGAGAAGAACGATGAGCTTCTTGCAGCTATCTCTGGCGAAAAATCTTTGGATACAGAATACCGTGCAGGTAAGTTCAAAGAGTGGCAAGAGCTTATGGTTGATGAAGTTCCAGTTGCACCAACAGTATTCCGTTACTACCTAATGGGTGTTAACAAACGTGTTACAAACTACTCCATCGAATCAGGCACAGACCTACGTCTTTGGAAGTGGGGCGTAACTGAATAA
- a CDS encoding M55 family metallopeptidase encodes MKYYVSVDMEGITGLPDYTFVDSSRHNYERARRIMTEEANAIIRAAFGQGAEEVLVNDSHSKMNNLLVEELHPDADLITGDLKAFSMVQALDDSFDGVIFIGYHARAGQPGVMSHSMTFGVRTMFINDVEIGELGLNAYVAGHYGVPVIMVAGDDQACREAEALIPGIVTAAVKQSISRSAVKTLHPKKSQALLEEKTAEAIAKRTMIKPLIPPAQPILRIEFTNYGQAEWAALMPGCEIEPGTTIVRFEARDILEAYRAMLVMVELAMQTKYC; translated from the coding sequence TTGAAGTATTATGTTTCCGTAGACATGGAAGGCATTACAGGTCTGCCAGATTATACGTTTGTTGACTCATCTAGGCATAATTACGAGAGGGCGCGGCGTATTATGACAGAGGAGGCAAACGCAATCATCCGAGCGGCATTTGGCCAGGGGGCTGAAGAAGTACTTGTTAATGATAGCCATTCCAAGATGAACAACCTTCTTGTGGAAGAATTGCATCCCGACGCGGATTTGATAACCGGTGATTTGAAAGCGTTTTCGATGGTGCAGGCCTTGGATGACTCTTTCGATGGTGTGATTTTCATTGGATATCATGCAAGGGCCGGGCAACCGGGTGTAATGAGCCACTCGATGACTTTTGGTGTTCGAACGATGTTCATCAATGACGTGGAAATTGGAGAACTCGGATTGAACGCATATGTGGCGGGTCATTACGGCGTACCTGTCATCATGGTAGCGGGTGACGATCAAGCCTGCCGCGAAGCTGAAGCATTGATACCCGGCATCGTAACCGCGGCGGTAAAACAATCTATCTCACGCTCCGCTGTAAAGACCCTTCATCCTAAAAAATCCCAAGCGTTATTGGAAGAAAAGACGGCTGAAGCGATTGCGAAACGTACTATGATCAAACCTTTAATCCCTCCTGCTCAACCAATATTACGGATTGAATTCACAAACTATGGACAGGCGGAATGGGCTGCACTAATGCCGGGTTGTGAAATTGAACCGGGGACTACAATTGTGAGGTTTGAAGCAAGAGACATTTTAGAAGCATATCGTGCGATGCTTGTAATGGTGGAGTTGGCAATGCAAACAAAGTACTGTTAG